In one window of Anaerolineales bacterium DNA:
- a CDS encoding glycerol-3-phosphate ABC transporter ATP-binding protein, producing the protein MASVTYDKVFKRFGEVTAVNNLNLQVADKEFLVLVGPSGCGKTTALRLLAGLEEISEGQILIGDRIVNDVAPKDRDIAMVFQSYALYPHMTVYDNMAFGLKLRKTPKEEIKKRVTQAAETLGIQNLLDRKPRQLSGGQRQRVAVGRAIVREPKVFLFDEPLSNLDAKLRVETRANLSKLHQQLQTTFIYVTHDQIEAMTMASRIAVINKGLLQQVDTPQMLYDHPDNLFVAGFIGSPAMNFFKARLVQGDGKLFVDGTSFKVEVPDSRKEAYSKYVNKEVIMGVRPEDIQDPNFLPPGIIPQPVEGKVDVTELMGNEIQLYITSGEHSFVARVDPRTKATMGQELQVVFNMGNMHLFDPETEQAIR; encoded by the coding sequence ATGGCTAGTGTCACGTACGATAAAGTATTTAAGCGGTTCGGTGAAGTCACCGCAGTGAACAATCTTAACCTTCAGGTCGCAGATAAGGAATTCCTGGTATTGGTGGGTCCATCCGGTTGCGGAAAAACCACTGCCCTGCGCCTGCTGGCAGGTCTGGAAGAGATCAGCGAAGGGCAGATCCTGATCGGTGACCGTATCGTAAATGATGTCGCCCCGAAAGACCGCGACATCGCCATGGTGTTCCAATCCTACGCACTCTACCCCCATATGACTGTGTATGACAACATGGCGTTCGGATTGAAATTACGCAAGACCCCTAAAGAAGAAATAAAGAAGAGAGTCACCCAGGCAGCAGAAACCCTGGGTATTCAGAACTTGCTGGACCGCAAGCCCCGCCAGCTATCTGGTGGACAACGCCAGCGTGTGGCGGTAGGTCGAGCTATCGTGCGTGAGCCAAAGGTTTTCCTCTTCGATGAGCCACTCTCCAACCTGGATGCGAAGCTACGCGTAGAAACTCGCGCAAATCTCAGTAAGCTCCACCAGCAACTCCAGACGACGTTCATATACGTCACCCATGACCAGATCGAAGCTATGACCATGGCCTCCAGGATCGCGGTGATCAACAAGGGCCTCCTCCAGCAAGTGGATACCCCTCAAATGCTCTATGATCACCCTGATAACCTCTTTGTTGCGGGCTTTATAGGCTCTCCTGCAATGAACTTCTTTAAAGCAAGGCTGGTTCAGGGTGATGGAAAATTATTCGTCGACGGCACATCTTTTAAGGTTGAAGTCCCTGATTCACGCAAAGAAGCTTACTCAAAGTATGTTAATAAAGAGGTCATCATGGGAGTACGCCCTGAAGACATTCAGGATCCCAACTTCCTGCCACCGGGTATCATCCCTCAGCCCGTGGAAGGCAAGGTGGATGTAACTGAGCTGATGGGTAACGAGATCCAGCTATACATCACCAGCGGTGAGCACAGCTTTGTGGCCCGCGTTGACCCGCGCACCAAAGCCACAATGGGCCAGGAGCTTCAGGTGGTGTTCAATATGGGCAATATGCACCTGTTCGACCCTGAAACTGAGCAGGCGATTCGGTAA
- a CDS encoding 2,3-diphosphoglycerate-dependent phosphoglycerate mutase gives MNPTHKLVLIRHGQSTWNLENRFTGWTDVGLTAQGETEAHEAGKLLREGGYSFDLAYTSVLKRAIKTLWIVMEEMDLEWLPVINAWQLNERHYGALQGLNKAEMAAKFGEAQVKIWRRSYDIQPPALELDDPRHPRFDRRYAGLPADQLPRAECLKDTVARMLPYWHATIAPTVKSGKQVVVCAHGNSLRALVKYLDNIPDNEIVELNIPTGIPLVYELDQDLRPLNHYYLGDPEAVKKAAEAVANQGKAK, from the coding sequence ATGAACCCTACACATAAATTAGTATTGATACGGCATGGCCAAAGCACATGGAACCTGGAAAACCGGTTCACTGGTTGGACAGATGTAGGCCTGACTGCCCAGGGCGAAACTGAAGCCCATGAAGCCGGCAAGCTTTTGCGCGAAGGTGGATATTCTTTCGACCTAGCATACACCTCGGTGCTCAAACGGGCTATTAAGACCCTGTGGATCGTTATGGAAGAGATGGACCTGGAATGGCTCCCGGTGATCAATGCCTGGCAGCTGAACGAACGCCATTACGGGGCCTTGCAAGGTTTGAACAAGGCAGAAATGGCTGCCAAATTTGGCGAAGCTCAGGTAAAAATCTGGCGCAGAAGTTATGACATCCAGCCACCGGCCTTGGAATTGGATGACCCCCGCCATCCAAGGTTTGATCGTCGTTACGCAGGTCTACCTGCAGATCAATTACCACGCGCAGAATGCCTGAAGGATACCGTTGCCCGTATGCTACCCTATTGGCACGCTACCATTGCCCCGACGGTAAAATCAGGGAAACAGGTAGTCGTCTGTGCGCACGGGAATAGCTTGCGCGCCCTGGTTAAATACCTGGATAATATCCCCGATAACGAGATCGTTGAGCTGAATATCCCCACCGGGATTCCTTTGGTATACGAGCTTGATCAGGATTTGCGCCCTCTCAATCATTATTACCTGGGAGATCCTGAAGCTGTAAAAAAAGCTGCAGAAGCGGTGGCGAACCAGGGGAAAGCGAAATAG